One window of the Dreissena polymorpha isolate Duluth1 chromosome 5, UMN_Dpol_1.0, whole genome shotgun sequence genome contains the following:
- the LOC127832082 gene encoding uncharacterized protein LOC127832082 — MLRQLTRQDAYFLVRYRCDGKLQIRTSGFFQTTDEIQCHQSYTVQWGTRKTQTVDAVVLARGTEKEMRLQMKAKASEQPTAQTQEPPKKRAKKTHEKTKANVITYVASAGSSASTTRPSTATSGPVTEITTVVPEVAAVVAGTGSVIDTTEIGVVPTVVPEVAAVVAGPGTLIDVTSVVPEVVAVVAEMGRVTDTTVIGDVTSVVHDVVAVVAGATPTMDRNASSAVANASSTVIRHSTPPSTSANVFRIGRPHHMCSQLLSMEASMRSMAAEVEKLRKLREADRREIEENRAMQMRMLGMIETLLKNQERSQTVPPPTTTSTTESGIAEQYTLSHEELRSIHQASLGPGNFAAHLTSGLFPELFGVSQLKHEFNWKGGGKNHKKPLSPQRKNVIKHYVGVFYPEALAENVWRDSVVPKVNELLRRQGREERRMRRDAGTSADINGYMEDLHGMLPEINTSCDTSLLSLLNNSM, encoded by the exons ATGTTGCGGCAGCTGACAAGACAAGACGCGTACTTCCTTGTGAGGTACCGATGCGATGGCAAGCTACAAATTCGCACTTCAGGGTTTTTCCAGACAACCGATGAG ATTCAATGCCACCAAAGTTATACGGTACAATGGGGCACACGGAAGACCCAGACAGTAGACGCTGTTGTACTTGCAAGGGGAACAGAAAAAGAAATGCGCCTACAGATGAAGGCCAAGGCCTCTGAGCAGCCAACCGCGCAAACGCAAGAACCCCCGAAAAAGCGTGCCAAGAAAACCCACGAAAAG ACGAAGGCCAATGTCATCACTTATGTTGCATCGGCAGGCAGTAGCGCATCGACCACTAGGCCTTCGACCGCTACGTCCGGCCCAGTGACCGAGATCACAACAGTAGTTCCCGAGGTTGCTGCTGTGGTCGCCGGAACAGGAAGTGTGATTGACACTACCGAGATTGGTGTCGTCCCAACAGTGGTGCCCGAGGTTGCTGCAGTGGTCGCGGGGCCGGGAACTCTGATTGACGTCACATCAGTGGTGCCCGAGGTGGTTGCAGTGGTCGCGGAAATGGGAAGAGTGACTGACACAACCGTGATTGGTGACGTCACATCAGTGGTGCACGATGTGGTTGCTGTGGTCGCGGGAGCTACACCGACGATGGACAGAAACGCAAGCTCTGCAGTCGCAAACGCATCGTCGACTGTTATTAGGCATTCGACTCCCCCGAGCACGAGCGCCAACGTGTTTCGGATAGGAAGACCGCATCATATGTGTTCGCAGCTCCTGTCAATGGAAGCATCTATGCGATCGATGGCAGCAGAAGTAGAAAAACTGCGCAAGCTGAGAGAGGCCGACCGGCGAGAGATCGAGGAAAACCGGGCTATGCAGATGAGAATGCTGGGCATGATTGAGACTCTACTTAAAAATCAAGAACGCTCTCAGACTGTTCCGCCACCAACCACAACGTCAACCACCGAGTCTGGAATTGCGGAGCAGTATACTCTTAGTCACGAAGAACTGAGGAGTATACATCAGGCATCGTTGGGGCCAGGCAATTTCGCCGCACACCTGACCAGTGGACTGTTCCCGGAACTCTTCGGAGTGTCCCAGTTGAAGCATGAATTCAATTGGAAAGGCGGAGGAAAAAACCACAAGAAGCCACTATCCCCCCAGAGGAAGAATGTGATTAAACATTACGTCGGTGTGTTCTATCCAGAAGCCCTGGCGGAAAATGTGTGGCGGGACAGTGTTGTGCCTAAGGTTAACGAACTTCTTCGCCGCCAGGGTAGAGAGGAGAGACGAATGAGGAGAGATGCGGGCACATCTGCCGACATCAACGGGTACATGGAGGACCTGCACGGCATGCTTCCCGAGATAAACACATCATGCGACACTTCGCTTCTGTCGCTTCTGAACAACAGCATGTGA